A region of Esox lucius isolate fEsoLuc1 chromosome 3, fEsoLuc1.pri, whole genome shotgun sequence DNA encodes the following proteins:
- the clul1 gene encoding clusterin-like protein 1 isoform X1 has translation MRFLTVWLVLMMSLGVTLCASEDPTTDISEDTLKQLSDIGEKLVGEEVRKAVYGVKQMKEVLVKNVEKHEHLMKSLRHSSDKKKDAALLTQEVALKLEEAEHQCQESLKEEWEACRPCLEDACKSFYTSTCRRGFSSFHTKVENFFRRVSSRLGPQDQRPLDGDVLVNQSADNSDLDVVRIEDSFNRLIAKVGNLFERKMVLIDKIKGKLEQVLQKAWGEQVSQDPFSPEADSGFIHGVGLEDVLDSFFDFGKSIMEEFGAVVTQVFDDLNGTAEEKTERELLPRFLQNRKLCRELRRQTSECWQLQNHCQSCQGALLTDCPSVRDLHLEMDEVAQLLQVSKEEYDEVLGIVQQHADQTVSWLSNMASDFSWVTVNNNNNNTFDNVFRIRQVLSEGGAGDTKVEVNILDSPPFLLSVPAELKLQDPSFIQHVAQEALGLYKQMVRYEDD, from the exons ATGAGGTTTCTGACTGTCTGGCTTGTTTTGATGATGTCACTGGGGGTCACGCTCTGTGCTTCAGAAGACCCGACCACTGACATCTCAGAGGACACCCTTAAGC AGCTGTCTGATATTGGTGAGAAGCTTGTGGGTGAAGAGGTGCGCAAAGCTGTGTATGGAGTTAAACAGATGAAGGAGGTTCTGGTGAAGAATGTGGAGAAACATGAACACCTCATGAAGTCTCTCCGACACAGCAGTGACAAGAAGAAG GATGCAGCCCTGCTAACCCAGGAGGTGGCACTAAAGCTGGAGGAGGCAGAGCATCAATGCCAGGAGTCACtgaaggaggagtgggaggcatGTCGCCCATGTTTGGAGGATGCCTGCAAGTCTTTCTACACCTCCACCTGCAGACGGGGATTCAGCTCCTTCCACACCAAG GTGGAGAACTTCTTCCGCAGAGTATCGTCCCGGCTTGGCCCACAGGACCAGCGCCCATTAGATGGAGATGTGTTGGTGAATCAAAGTGCTGATAACTCTGACCTTGATGTAGTCCGTATAGAAGACTCTTTCAACCGTCTCATCGCAAAG GTGGGCAACCTGTTTGAGCGCAAAATGGTGCTGATTGACAAGATAAAAGGGAAGCTGGAACAGGTTCTGCAAAAGGCCTGGGGCGAGCAGGTCAGCCAGGACCCTTTCTCCCCAGAGGCAGACTCAGGCTTCATCCATGGTGTGGGGCTCGAGGATGTGTTGGATTCCTTCTTTGACTTTGGAAAGAGCATCATGGAGGAGTTTGGAGCCGTAGTAACCCAAGTGTTTGATGACCTGAATGGGACTGCTGAGGAGAAGACAG AGCGGGAGCTGCTACCTCGGTTCCTGCAGAACAGGAAGTTGTGTCGGGAGCTGAGAAGACAGACCTCTGAGTGCTGGCAACTGCAGAATCATTGTCAGTCCTGCCAGGGGGCGCTGCTCACAG ATTGCCCCAGTGTTCGGGACCTGCATCTGGAGATGGATGAGGTGGCTCAGCTGCTACAAGTGTCAAAGGAGGAGTATGACGAG GTCCTGGGCATTGTACAGCAGCATGCAGACCAGACTGTGAGCTGGCTCAGCAACATGGCTTCTGACTTCAGCTGGGTGacggtcaacaacaacaacaacaacacatttgatAATGTGTTCCGCATCAGACAG GTGCTCTCAGAGGGTGGTGCTGGAGACACCAAAGTGGAGGTCAACATCCTGgactctcctcctttcctcctgaGTGTCCCAGCTGAACTGAAGTTGCAGGACCCTTCATTCATCCAACATGTTGCTCAGGAGGCCCTGGGTTTGTACAAGCAGATGGTCAG ATATGAAGATGACTGA
- the clul1 gene encoding clusterin-like protein 1 isoform X2, protein MRFLTVWLVLMMSLGVTLCASEDPTTDISEDTLKQLSDIGEKLVGEEVRKAVYGVKQMKEVLVKNVEKHEHLMKSLRHSSDKKKDAALLTQEVALKLEEAEHQCQESLKEEWEACRPCLEDACKSFYTSTCRRGFSSFHTKVENFFRRVSSRLGPQDQRPLDGDVLVNQSADNSDLDVVRIEDSFNRLIAKVGNLFERKMVLIDKIKGKLEQVLQKAWGEQVSQDPFSPEADSGFIHGVGLEDVLDSFFDFGKSIMEEFGAVVTQVFDDLNGTAEEKTERELLPRFLQNRKLCRELRRQTSECWQLQNHCQSCQGALLTDCPSVRDLHLEMDEVAQLLQVSKEEYDEVLGIVQQHADQTVSWLSNMASDFSWVTVNNNNNNTFDNVFRIRQVLSEGGAGDTKVEVNILDSPPFLLSVPAELKLQDPSFIQHVAQEALGLYKQMVR, encoded by the exons ATGAGGTTTCTGACTGTCTGGCTTGTTTTGATGATGTCACTGGGGGTCACGCTCTGTGCTTCAGAAGACCCGACCACTGACATCTCAGAGGACACCCTTAAGC AGCTGTCTGATATTGGTGAGAAGCTTGTGGGTGAAGAGGTGCGCAAAGCTGTGTATGGAGTTAAACAGATGAAGGAGGTTCTGGTGAAGAATGTGGAGAAACATGAACACCTCATGAAGTCTCTCCGACACAGCAGTGACAAGAAGAAG GATGCAGCCCTGCTAACCCAGGAGGTGGCACTAAAGCTGGAGGAGGCAGAGCATCAATGCCAGGAGTCACtgaaggaggagtgggaggcatGTCGCCCATGTTTGGAGGATGCCTGCAAGTCTTTCTACACCTCCACCTGCAGACGGGGATTCAGCTCCTTCCACACCAAG GTGGAGAACTTCTTCCGCAGAGTATCGTCCCGGCTTGGCCCACAGGACCAGCGCCCATTAGATGGAGATGTGTTGGTGAATCAAAGTGCTGATAACTCTGACCTTGATGTAGTCCGTATAGAAGACTCTTTCAACCGTCTCATCGCAAAG GTGGGCAACCTGTTTGAGCGCAAAATGGTGCTGATTGACAAGATAAAAGGGAAGCTGGAACAGGTTCTGCAAAAGGCCTGGGGCGAGCAGGTCAGCCAGGACCCTTTCTCCCCAGAGGCAGACTCAGGCTTCATCCATGGTGTGGGGCTCGAGGATGTGTTGGATTCCTTCTTTGACTTTGGAAAGAGCATCATGGAGGAGTTTGGAGCCGTAGTAACCCAAGTGTTTGATGACCTGAATGGGACTGCTGAGGAGAAGACAG AGCGGGAGCTGCTACCTCGGTTCCTGCAGAACAGGAAGTTGTGTCGGGAGCTGAGAAGACAGACCTCTGAGTGCTGGCAACTGCAGAATCATTGTCAGTCCTGCCAGGGGGCGCTGCTCACAG ATTGCCCCAGTGTTCGGGACCTGCATCTGGAGATGGATGAGGTGGCTCAGCTGCTACAAGTGTCAAAGGAGGAGTATGACGAG GTCCTGGGCATTGTACAGCAGCATGCAGACCAGACTGTGAGCTGGCTCAGCAACATGGCTTCTGACTTCAGCTGGGTGacggtcaacaacaacaacaacaacacatttgatAATGTGTTCCGCATCAGACAG GTGCTCTCAGAGGGTGGTGCTGGAGACACCAAAGTGGAGGTCAACATCCTGgactctcctcctttcctcctgaGTGTCCCAGCTGAACTGAAGTTGCAGGACCCTTCATTCATCCAACATGTTGCTCAGGAGGCCCTGGGTTTGTACAAGCAGATGGTCAGGTAA